CTGCCCCGCTTCATCGACGAGGCGGCTGCCGGCATCGACCTTGTCCACCGAGTCACTGATCAGTTCCTTGATCTCGCGCGCGGCGCCAGCGGAGCGCTGCGCCAGGTTGCGCACTTCGGACGCCACCACTGCAAAGCCGCGGCCCTGTTCGCCGGCACGGGCAGCTTCCACGGCGGCATTCAAGGCCAGGATGTTGGTCTGGAAGGCGATGCCGTCGATCACGCCGATGATGTCCACGATGCGGCTCGAGCTTTCCTTGATCGAGCCCATGGTGGAGACCACTTGCGAGACGACGTTGCCGCCCTTTTCCGCCACCGACGATGCCGAGACCGCCAGCTGGTTGGCCTGGCGCGCGTTGTCGGCGTTCTGCTTGACGGTCGAAGTCAGCTCTTCCATCGACGACGCGGTTTCTTCGAGCGAGCTCGCCTGCGTCTCGGTACGGGCCGACAGGTCGGCATTGCCGGCGGCAATTTCATGCGCGGCAGTCGTAATCAGTTCGGAACCGGCGCGCACCTCGCCCACCGTGGTGGCCAGGCTGTGGTTCATGTCGTGCAGTGCTTGCAGCAGTTCGCTGGTTTCGTCGCGGCCCACGACCACCACTTCCGAGCTCAGTTCCCCGGAAGCGACACGCTGCGCCACCACCACCGCGCCGGCCAGCGGCACCGTGATCGAGCGGGTGATCACCACCGCGCACACCACGCCCAGGGCGACGGCCACGGCGCCCAGGCCGAACAGCAGGTACATCAGCGAGCGCACGGCGCCTTCCGAACTGCCGATCACGTCGTTCGAGCTGGCCAGTTGCAGGTTGACCAGCTTGTTGATCTGGCCCAGCGTCTGCTGGTTCAGCGGGTCGATGCGGCCCGACAGGATCTTGGCCGCGCCTTCGGTGTTGAATGCCAGGATTTGCGCCAGCGCTTCCTTGAAGGCGCTATCGGTTTGGCCGTCGAGCTTGCTGATCTCGGCCAGCACGGCCTGCTCTTCGCTGGACAAGCCCAGCGCTTTCAGGTCGTTCAGTGCTTTCTCGTACAGCGCGCGCTGGTCCTTGACCTTTTGCTCTTCCTTCTGCATCAGGCTGACGTCCGATTGCAGGCCGATATTGCGCATGGCGATGCCGGTCTCGAGCATCGCGCTTTTCATGGTGCTCGCTTGCAAGCTCTTGGCGCTGGCGACGGTGAGGCCGTCTTCCAGGCGTTTGCTGTTGTTGTAGTTCAGGTAGTTGGTCAGCAAGACCATGGCCACCAGGATGGCCAAAATGCCCCCAAAGCCGATACGCAGGCGCGTACCGATCGTTACATCGCGTAAATTCATCTCTGTTCCCCCGTGTGCTGCGTTGGTTTGCGCCACCGGAGACGT
This is a stretch of genomic DNA from Duganella zoogloeoides. It encodes these proteins:
- a CDS encoding methyl-accepting chemotaxis protein, with translation MNLRDVTIGTRLRIGFGGILAILVAMVLLTNYLNYNNSKRLEDGLTVASAKSLQASTMKSAMLETGIAMRNIGLQSDVSLMQKEEQKVKDQRALYEKALNDLKALGLSSEEQAVLAEISKLDGQTDSAFKEALAQILAFNTEGAAKILSGRIDPLNQQTLGQINKLVNLQLASSNDVIGSSEGAVRSLMYLLFGLGAVAVALGVVCAVVITRSITVPLAGAVVVAQRVASGELSSEVVVVGRDETSELLQALHDMNHSLATTVGEVRAGSELITTAAHEIAAGNADLSARTETQASSLEETASSMEELTSTVKQNADNARQANQLAVSASSVAEKGGNVVSQVVSTMGSIKESSSRIVDIIGVIDGIAFQTNILALNAAVEAARAGEQGRGFAVVASEVRNLAQRSAGAAREIKELISDSVDKVDAGSRLVDEAGQTMELVVTSIRQVADIMGEITAATQEQSHGIEEVNQAITQMDEMTQQNAALVEEAAAAAESMQEQAEILARAVSIFKLADNGGRRAAYAPAAAPRAVPVAAASKPAAKPAARLAGAAAPKPAARPAAEEAAPKAAPKSTPKPIAKPQADEWEEF